The following proteins are encoded in a genomic region of Myxococcota bacterium:
- a CDS encoding carbon starvation CstA family protein: protein PGRVLEASLLGVALVLLAVVGGRWVAESESLRPFFDLDKKSLALALIVYGFVASVLPVWLLLAPRDYLSAFIKIGTVLLLAAGLLWVRPEVHLPALTRFVDGTGPVFAGKLFPFCFITIACGAMSGFHALISSGTTPKLLDRESDARFIGYGAMLMESFVAIMALLSAAVMQPGVYFAMNSPAALIGGEVAHAAEVISGWGFPLDAAAFSALTRSVGEQSLLSRTGGAPSLAVGMAEIFSRAIGGESLRALWYHFAIMFEALFILTTLDAGTRVGRFMIQDLLGNFWTPLGRTSALPANVLASGLIVTGWGYFLYQGVIDPLGGINSLWPLFGIANQLLAATALALATTLLVKSERPRFALLTVAPLFWLLSVTMTAGWQKILHADRRIGFLAQADWLASQLAEGLIAPDKVRETHTLIFNNRLDAAVTALFMVLVAVVVLDAGRVWWRVLRGPAPAGAARVAEVS, encoded by the coding sequence CCGGGGCGCGTGCTCGAGGCGTCGCTGCTGGGCGTGGCGCTGGTGCTGCTGGCCGTGGTCGGCGGCCGCTGGGTCGCGGAGAGCGAGTCACTCCGGCCGTTCTTCGACCTCGACAAGAAGTCACTCGCGCTCGCGCTGATCGTGTACGGCTTCGTGGCGAGCGTGCTGCCGGTGTGGCTGCTGCTCGCGCCGCGCGACTATCTCTCGGCGTTCATCAAGATCGGCACGGTGCTCTTGCTCGCCGCGGGGCTGTTGTGGGTGCGGCCCGAGGTGCACCTGCCCGCGCTGACTCGCTTCGTGGACGGCACGGGGCCGGTGTTCGCCGGGAAGCTCTTCCCGTTCTGCTTCATCACCATCGCCTGCGGGGCGATGTCGGGCTTCCACGCGCTGATCTCGAGCGGCACCACGCCCAAGCTCCTGGACCGCGAGTCCGACGCGCGCTTCATCGGCTACGGCGCGATGCTGATGGAGAGCTTCGTGGCGATCATGGCCCTGCTCTCCGCGGCCGTGATGCAGCCGGGCGTGTACTTCGCGATGAACTCGCCCGCGGCTTTGATCGGCGGCGAGGTCGCACACGCGGCCGAGGTGATCTCGGGCTGGGGCTTCCCGCTCGACGCCGCGGCCTTCTCGGCGCTGACGCGGTCGGTCGGCGAGCAGAGCCTGTTGTCGCGCACCGGCGGCGCGCCGAGCCTGGCCGTGGGCATGGCCGAGATCTTCTCGCGCGCGATCGGCGGCGAGTCACTGCGCGCGCTCTGGTACCACTTCGCGATCATGTTCGAGGCGCTGTTCATCCTGACCACGCTCGACGCCGGCACGCGCGTAGGCCGCTTCATGATCCAGGACCTGCTCGGCAACTTCTGGACGCCGCTGGGCCGCACGAGCGCGCTGCCCGCGAACGTGCTGGCGTCGGGGCTGATCGTGACCGGCTGGGGCTACTTCCTGTACCAGGGCGTGATCGATCCGCTGGGCGGCATCAACTCGCTGTGGCCGCTGTTCGGGATCGCGAACCAGCTGCTCGCCGCGACCGCGCTCGCGCTCGCGACCACGCTTTTGGTCAAGTCCGAGCGGCCGCGCTTCGCGCTGCTCACGGTCGCGCCGCTCTTCTGGCTGCTCTCGGTCACGATGACGGCCGGCTGGCAGAAGATCCTCCACGCCGACCGGCGCATCGGCTTCCTGGCCCAGGCAGACTGGCTCGCGAGTCAGCTCGCAGAGGGCCTGATCGCGCCCGACAAGGTGCGCGAGACACACACGCTGATCTTCAACAACCGCCTCGACGCGGCGGTGACCGCGCTGTTCATGGTGCTGGTGGCGGTCGTGGTGCTGGACGCCGGGCGCGTGTGGTGGCGCGTGCTGCGCGGGCCGGCGCCTGCCGGCGCGGCGCGCGTCGCGGAGGTGTCGTGA